The genomic interval CTCTTTTTTGTCATAAAAATGCAATTTTTTTGCTCATTTTATCGTTCAAAATTTAACATTTTTTGAACTTCAATTTTTCTTTGTAAACGTTTGTTTCTTTTCGATTTTATGTCAAAAAAAGACTTCATCAAAAGCAAGCGAGTCTTAAAATTGCGTTACAAATTTTTCTAAAGTAAATACGAGGAATTTGCAGAATGGAGAAAATTTAATCTCGCTAAGACGCGAAGGCGCAAAGTTTTTTTTGCCTTTTTTTGTCATTTCGACGAAGGAGAAATCTCCACAAGTAGCTCGACAAAGATTGGATTTGCGTTACGGAGTTTCTTGCGAAGATTTCTCCTTCGTCGAAATGACAAACTGCATGGGTACTATGTCAAAATACTTTGCATCTTTGAGAGCAAAATTCAGCTAAAACTTAAATTTTCTTATATCACTTATATGTTGAAATAAACTTAATGTTTTTATTTAGGGAAATCTTGACTCTGATATGCACCCAAATCTGGCGGAGAAGTTCTTGTAATTCCTAAAATATCCAACGAAATTACATAGGCCTGACTCCCTTTCGCAAAAGCGGCAGAAGTTTTATCGATATTAAACTTATTTTGAGAAACATTATAAAACTTCGGATTTTCATTTAGAATAATGTTGTTGTAATGTGTTGGATCTGTTTTAAACTGATAATCAGGATTTGAAGTACTTCCGAATTTCAGCAAACAATTATTTAATTGAAAAACAAAAGCGGAGGCCGTGTTTTTACTGATATTGAATTCGTTAAAATTCGAGCCATAAATAATACAATTATTGAAAGTAGCTTGAGTTAACGGATTTGTTTCTGGTGTTGCCCCGCTCAAACTATTGCTCAAATTGACTGCGAAATGAGAAGGGTTTGACCAATTGTTGTAAAAAGTGCAATGTGTAAATTTGTAATCGCCACCATAAATACAAGATAAACTTGATAAACCTGCATAATTAATCACGATATTTTCGCCGATGATTTTACTGTTTTGAGCCAAAATGCCATATTCTACACAATTATAAATCTGAGTGTTTTTAATTTGTGCTGTATTTAGGGGACTTCTAAAGTCTAAACCAGTCGTTGCATTTTTTAAAGTTAAATGGTTGATTGAATGATTTGTACTTCCTTTTTCAAAAATTACCGATTTCCATTGTCCAGGAATATCTGAGTAAAGAGATTCTAAACGATCGCCTTCAAAAACAACTTCGTTTTCGAGTTTTTCTGTTGTTGAAGCACTTCCGTTAATTTGAAGAGTTGCATTTTTCCCAACGTATAAACCTGAATTAGCGTGAAAATGAACTCTTGAACCGGCTTCAAAACTTACAATTTTGTTTTCTGGAACGCCTGCGTAACCATAAATTACGTAGGGTTTTTGTTTGGTAAAAAGAAGTTCGTTTCCGTTTACAGGATCATTCTCACTTAAATAAAACCCGTCAACCTCTTTACTGTCAATTGTAATTTTTTCTTTTGTTCCGTCCGGATTTTGATTTGGATATAAGAAAACGGCATCTTGAATTAAAGTCACCAAAGCCACTTCTTGAAGATTTGCACCGCTGTCAAACTGAATTTCATCAGTATATAAAAAATCAGTCGGATTAGCATCTGTAATATCGGCTGTAGTTTCTATAAAAATGTACAAACTGTCTTTCGCTAAAAGCGTTACATCTTTAAAAATCTTTCCATTATTTCCCGTCATTCCGTCAACGGTCATTCTGTATTTAGAACTTAAACCTTTTTTTAGCTGTACAATTGGAATCGAAATATCATTTTTACTTCGATTATAAACTTTTAATTGATAGGTGCTTGAACCGATATTTTTAAAAACGGTATCCAAATAAACGGTGTCTTTTGAAAACTTTAAATCTCCAGAACTGGCAACAGTATCAAAGTCAGTTCGGCAAGAACTTAAAACTAATATTAAACCCAGAACAAAGATTGCAAAGTATTGACGCATTTGATTTATTTTTTTGCCACAGATTAAATGGATTAAAATGATTTTTTTTCTCCACGACCCGAGCGACAGCGAACAGGCGAAGCAATTACACAAATTTTCACAAATTTTTATTCAATTTAATTCGTGAAAATTTGTGCAATTCGTGGCTATCTCAAAAAAGTAAATCCTTTTAATCTGTGTAATCTGTGGCAAAAAAAGCCAAAGATTAATTTTGATTGTTTTTGTAAAAATAGCAAAAAACTGACAAGTTCATAATTGATTTTTAATTTTAAAATCCGATTTTTCGATTTGTGTCTTATCTTTCTTTAATTTTACGATTTTAAAGATTATTTTAATGAATTATACAAAAGAGCAGATTTTAGCGCGCTGTAATGAGTTTTCTAAAAACACATTAATGGAAACGCTCAAAATTGAATATATTGACGCTGGAGAGGATTTTTTAACTGCAAAAATGCCTGTAAATCCGAGTGTTCACCAACCAATGGGATTGCTTCACGGTGGCGCTTCTGTAGCTTTGGCAGAAAGTGTCGGAAGTGCGGCTTCTTTCTTTTTTATCAATCCGAAAGAGCAGGAGGTAAGAGGTATCGAAATTTCGGCAAATCACCTAAAAAGTATTCGCGAAGGTTATGTTTTTGGAACTGCGAGAATTATTCATAAAGGAAGAAGTCTTCATTTATGGGAAATTAAAATTACCGATGAAGCAGGGAATTTAATTTCGCTTTGCAAACTGACGAATATGGTTTTGGAAAGAAAGAAAAATGAATAAATTATGAATCCATTTTTCTTAAAAATTAAAAGTCATAAAGAACAGAATTTACCTTTTGTGCTTTATTCAAAACCAAACTCAACAGACTTTGTTGGCATTTTACAGCAAAATAATACATTATATAAAGTTGCTGATTATAGCGAAAAAGGATTTGTTTTCGCTTCTTTTGATGAAAAACAATTAGTTCTCATTCCAGAAAACGAATCTGAGATTATCACTTTAGAAAAAGAAGCAACTTCATTTGAATCAGTTGAAATTGATGATTTGACTTTTGATCCTGAAGCTAAATTTCAATATGAATATTTAGTTGCGCAGGGAATTCAAGCAATTAAAAATGAAGAATTCAAAAAAGTAGTTTTATCAAGAAGTGAAGAAGTTTCTTTGGCCGAATTCGACTTTATTGAAACTTTTCAGCATTTGGTTCAATTATATCCAGCAACATTTTGTTATTGTTTCTTTCATCCGAAAATTGGACTTTGGATGGGAGCAACGCCAGAAAAATTGCTAAAAGCAAACAGAAATGTTTTTGAAACAATGGCTTTGGCTGGAACGCAAAAAGATAATTCTCAAAATGAACTTGTCTGGCAACAAAAAGAAAAAGATGAACAGCAATTTGTGACTGATTTTATCGTAAAAAGACTGAGAGAATTTACAGCTTCAGTTGTAGTTTCAGAACCTTACAGTTTAAAAGCGGGATCTATTTGGCATATTAAAACGGATATTTCTGGAGTTTTAAAAGAAAATTCAACTTTAGAAGAAGTGATCGATACTTTGCATCCGACGCCAGCGGTTTGCGGTTTGCCAAAGAAAAAATCAAAAGCTTTTATTTTAGAAAATGAAAATTACGATAGAACTTTCTATACAGGTTTTCTTGGCGAATTGAATAGCACTTTTACGGGAAATAATTCAAGTTCTGATTTATTCGTAAATTTACGATGCATGCAGATTAAGGATGATAAAGCCATATTATATATGGGCTGCGGCATTACAAAAGAAAGTATTCCCGAAAAAGAATGGGAAGAAAGCGTCAACAAATCGATGACGATGAAGAGAGTTTTGAAAAAATAGTTTATAAATTGTTTCAAGTTTCAGGTTTCAAGTTTCACGTTCTGTTGACAACTTTAAACCTGAAACTTGAAACTTGAAACAAAAAATAATGAAATTAGATATATTAGCCTTTGGCGCGCATCCAGACGATGTAGAATTGGGTTGTGCAGGAACCATTTTAAAAGAAGTATCACTTGGTAAAAAAGTAGGGATTGTAGATTTAACGCGTGGCGAATTAGGAACACGCGGAACAGCAGAAACTAGAGATCAAGAAGCAAAAGACGCGGCGAAGATTTTAGGCGTTGTAGTACGCGAAAATTTAGCGATGCGTGACGGATTTTTTGTTAATGACGAAAAACATCAATTAGAGGTCATAAAAATGATTCGTAAATACAAACCTGAAATTGTATTATGCAATGCAATCGACGATCGACATATTGATCACGGAAAAGGAAGTAAATTAGTTTCTGATTCTTGTTTTCTTTCTGGTTTAATGAAAATCGAAACTTCAATTGACGGCGAGAAACAAGAAGCTTGGAGACCAAAGATTGTTTACCATTATATTCAATGGAAAAATATTACTCCAGATTTTGTTGTTGATATTACAGGATTTGAAAAAAAGAAAGTGGAAGCGATTTCTGCTTATAAAACGCAATTTTACGATCCAAATTCGAAAGAACCTGCAACGCCAATTACAAGTAAAAACTTCTTTGAGAGTTTAAATTATCGTGCGCAGGACTTAGGAAGACTAGTTGGAAAAGATTTTGCAGAGGGTTTTACGGTTGAAAGGTGTTTGGCAGTCAATAGCTTAGAAAATTTGATTTAATTTTTATAAAAATTTTTCATTTTTTTCTTTGTAGAACTGAACCTTTGTTCTATATTTGCACTCGCTAAGCAGAAAAATGGTGGTTGTAGCTCAGCTGGTTAGAGTAGCGGTTTGTGGTGCCGCGGGTCGCCGGTTCGAACCCGGTCAGCCACCCAGATTTAAAGCCTTGAAGAAATTCAAGGCTTTTTTTGTGCGTTTATATTTCTTTGAAATCATAATTAAAATTTCAAATATAGCCCGTGGTTTCAACCACGGAGACAATCGGGATATGCGTTGCGTAATGTTACATTCCCGTGGTTGAAACCACGGGCTATGTTTCTTAATGTTGGTTCATAATTGATTTTGTCTTTAAAATTTTTAATATTCCATAGGAATATCTCGTCGGTAGCAAAAATGATATTATATTGTATGGTATCCTGTAGGG from Flavobacterium sp. YJ01 carries:
- a CDS encoding PaaI family thioesterase — its product is MNYTKEQILARCNEFSKNTLMETLKIEYIDAGEDFLTAKMPVNPSVHQPMGLLHGGASVALAESVGSAASFFFINPKEQEVRGIEISANHLKSIREGYVFGTARIIHKGRSLHLWEIKITDEAGNLISLCKLTNMVLERKKNE
- the bshB1 gene encoding bacillithiol biosynthesis deacetylase BshB1; translated protein: MKLDILAFGAHPDDVELGCAGTILKEVSLGKKVGIVDLTRGELGTRGTAETRDQEAKDAAKILGVVVRENLAMRDGFFVNDEKHQLEVIKMIRKYKPEIVLCNAIDDRHIDHGKGSKLVSDSCFLSGLMKIETSIDGEKQEAWRPKIVYHYIQWKNITPDFVVDITGFEKKKVEAISAYKTQFYDPNSKEPATPITSKNFFESLNYRAQDLGRLVGKDFAEGFTVERCLAVNSLENLI
- a CDS encoding chorismate-binding protein yields the protein MNPFFLKIKSHKEQNLPFVLYSKPNSTDFVGILQQNNTLYKVADYSEKGFVFASFDEKQLVLIPENESEIITLEKEATSFESVEIDDLTFDPEAKFQYEYLVAQGIQAIKNEEFKKVVLSRSEEVSLAEFDFIETFQHLVQLYPATFCYCFFHPKIGLWMGATPEKLLKANRNVFETMALAGTQKDNSQNELVWQQKEKDEQQFVTDFIVKRLREFTASVVVSEPYSLKAGSIWHIKTDISGVLKENSTLEEVIDTLHPTPAVCGLPKKKSKAFILENENYDRTFYTGFLGELNSTFTGNNSSSDLFVNLRCMQIKDDKAILYMGCGITKESIPEKEWEESVNKSMTMKRVLKK